DNA sequence from the bacterium genome:
CGCCATCTCATCCGCCGCGGCGTTGAGGCGGGCCGCGCCCTGGCTGCCGCCGATCACGAGCACGGTCCGCCGCGCCGGATCGAGCCCGAACGCCCGCAGTCCCTCGCCCCTCGGCGTCGAGAAAACCTCGGAGCGCACCGGCAGGCCCGTGACGAGTGCCCGGCCGCCTCCGACCCGCGCCGCGGCGTCGTCCGACGTGACCGCGACCGCGCGGGCGAACCGCGCGAGAAAGGCGTTCGCGCGCCCGAGGGCCGCGTTGCCTTCGAGCAGCACGACCGGCACCCGCCACAGCCAGGCCGCCAGCACCGGGGGCGCCGCGGCGATCCCGCCCGTCGCGACGACCGCGTCCGGCTGGAAGCGCGCGACGATCGCGAGCGCCTGCGCCAGCGAGACGGCGCCGGTCACGATCGCCACCGCCGCGCGAACCGGCGCGCGGCTGCGGGGCGGCCGCACCGCGAGGCCCGCGAACGGCAGCCCCGCGGACGGAACGAGCGCGGCCTCCATGCCCGTGGCGCTGCCGGCGAAGAGCAGCCCGGCGTCGGGGTCGCGACGCCTCAGCGCTTGGGCCAGCGCCAGCGCGGGGTACACGTGGCCGCCGGTACCGCCGCCGGCCAGCAGGAGGTTCATCCGCGCGCCCAGGCGGAGTGCCGGCGGAGGATCGCGCGGCGCGATTTCGTGGTGACGACTTCCTCGTCGGGACGCGCGTACTGGGAAACGTTCAGGAGGATGCCGATCGCGATGTCGTTCAGCACGAGCGACGAGCCGCCGAAGCTGATGAAGGGCAGCGGCACGCCGGTGATCGGAAGCGAGCCGGAGACGAC
Encoded proteins:
- the murG gene encoding undecaprenyldiphospho-muramoylpentapeptide beta-N-acetylglucosaminyltransferase; this encodes MNLLLAGGGTGGHVYPALALAQALRRRDPDAGLLFAGSATGMEAALVPSAGLPFAGLAVRPPRSRAPVRAAVAIVTGAVSLAQALAIVARFQPDAVVATGGIAAAPPVLAAWLWRVPVVLLEGNAALGRANAFLARFARAVAVTSDDAAARVGGGRALVTGLPVRSEVFSTPRGEGLRAFGLDPARRTVLVIGGSQGAARLNAAADEMALSLAGRRDLQILHQTGRGWQGREIGEFDRTAVSNETVAAGLRHVRVPYFDQIGLAYACADLVISRCGATALAEITACGLPAVLVPYRYAADGHQAENAAPLIRAGAAVLLDDATLDGTALARTVAEILDAPGRRDAMAGRARALGRPDAADRVLALVERVRGGSEAAVSKESRA